Proteins encoded together in one Olsenella timonensis window:
- a CDS encoding LCP family protein, with the protein MADRKTHRRMTGAEQVRRSQRNHRPGHASHAAPESSPRTTRRASSAQHVTSRSEGTGTYSRRLKKKRRRRVLRVVIVTLLVAFVGVGTAAAAYIFRINNSFQANVTDDIRAQLSEPVEMQDPFYMLLLGVDKSQGRADEWGDSTANFRSDTIILARIDAPAQKVTLVSIPRDTQVDMGSNGSRKINDAYAIGGGAYMMEVVEGFAGVDITAYAEVDFEQFVSIVDTIGGVEVTLPVAVSDELAAVDLPAGTQTINGAQALGLCRARHAYDEYGGGDFYRAANQRMVIGAIIKKVLTLDPVSMINAVSSMAEGVAVYPLTVTDIVSLAMQFQDFDVDTGFYSGQTPTISSYVDNIWWELVDEDAWAEMMERVDSGLPPYSDESQDFTSGVAGSIGVTSGDGSASSEDEATFSGNVLVLNGTTVSGLAASKSTELESAGFLPYADSDSSTDHATSMVYYNGDARSAALGVAQTLGIDEANVAENTEGYSTDYDVIVVLGTDQA; encoded by the coding sequence GTGGCCGACAGGAAAACCCATCGACGCATGACCGGTGCCGAGCAGGTCCGACGCTCGCAGCGCAACCACAGACCCGGACACGCCTCGCACGCCGCCCCTGAGTCCTCCCCGCGCACCACGCGTCGCGCCTCCTCCGCGCAGCACGTCACCTCGCGCTCCGAGGGCACCGGCACCTATTCGCGGCGCCTGAAGAAGAAGCGTCGCCGCCGCGTCCTGCGCGTCGTGATCGTCACCCTTCTCGTCGCGTTCGTGGGCGTGGGAACCGCCGCCGCGGCGTACATCTTCCGCATCAACAACTCCTTCCAGGCAAACGTCACCGACGACATCCGCGCGCAGCTCAGCGAGCCCGTCGAGATGCAGGACCCGTTCTACATGCTGCTCCTAGGCGTCGACAAGAGCCAGGGCCGCGCGGACGAGTGGGGCGACTCGACGGCGAACTTCCGCTCCGACACGATCATCCTCGCGCGCATCGACGCTCCGGCGCAGAAGGTCACGCTCGTCTCCATACCCCGAGACACCCAGGTCGACATGGGCTCCAACGGCAGCCGCAAGATCAACGACGCCTACGCCATCGGCGGCGGCGCCTACATGATGGAGGTCGTCGAGGGGTTTGCCGGCGTGGACATCACCGCCTACGCCGAGGTCGACTTCGAGCAGTTCGTCTCCATCGTCGACACCATCGGCGGCGTCGAGGTCACGCTGCCCGTCGCCGTGAGCGACGAGCTCGCCGCGGTCGACCTCCCCGCGGGCACCCAGACCATCAACGGCGCCCAGGCCCTGGGCCTGTGCCGCGCCCGCCACGCCTACGACGAGTACGGCGGCGGCGACTTCTACCGCGCCGCCAACCAGCGCATGGTCATCGGCGCCATCATCAAGAAGGTCCTGACGCTCGACCCCGTGAGCATGATCAACGCCGTCTCCTCGATGGCCGAGGGGGTCGCGGTCTACCCGCTCACGGTCACCGACATCGTGAGCCTCGCCATGCAGTTCCAGGACTTCGACGTCGACACGGGCTTCTACTCCGGGCAGACGCCCACCATCTCCTCCTACGTCGACAACATCTGGTGGGAGCTCGTCGACGAGGACGCCTGGGCGGAGATGATGGAGCGCGTTGACTCCGGCCTGCCGCCCTACTCCGACGAAAGCCAGGACTTCACCAGCGGTGTGGCCGGCTCCATCGGTGTGACCTCGGGAGACGGCTCCGCCTCGAGCGAAGACGAGGCGACCTTCTCGGGCAACGTCCTCGTCCTCAACGGCACCACGGTGAGCGGTCTCGCCGCGAGCAAGTCCACCGAGCTCGAGTCCGCGGGCTTCCTGCCCTACGCCGACAGCGACAGCTCGACGGACCACGCCACGAGCATGGTCTACTACAACGGGGATGCCCGCTCGGCCGCGCTCGGCGTCGCCCAGACCCTCGGGATCGACGAGGCCAACGTCGCGGAGAACACCGAGGGCTACTCCACGGACTATGACGTCATCGTCGTGCTGGGCACCGACCAGGCGTAG
- the guaA gene encoding glutamine-hydrolyzing GMP synthase translates to MSEATPRQFVAVLDFGAQYGQLIARRVRDLHVYSEIVPCDIPADELAAMGPSALILSGGPASVYADDAPTVDPAIFDLGLPVLGFCYGHQTMAVALGGEVAHSEVGEYGPAQITRSGESELLAGTPEEQTVWMSHRDAVSRVPEGFVVTSATDVCPVASMECAERRFFSTQFHPEVRHTEYGRRLLENFLFGVCGLEATWTMDNIIDEKVAEIRAQVGDRKVILGLSGGVDSSVVAALVHRAIGDQLTCVFVNHGMLRKGEPEMVEEVFRDQFQVPLVHVHAEERYARLLAGVTEPEEKRRRIGSEFWKVFFDEAQKIGGVEMLAQGTIYPDIIESGARKTGGKASTIKSHHNLIPFPEGVHFDLIEPLDHFFKDEVRELGVALGLPDRMVYRQPFPGPGLAIRIIGEVTPEKLEILKDADAVVREELDAYNERLFEETGERNSEHSCWQYFAVLPDIRSVGVMGDERTYARPVIVRAVESSDAMTADWAKLPYDVLGRISSRIVAEVPGVNRVVYDVTPKPPATIEWE, encoded by the coding sequence ATGAGCGAGGCTACCCCCAGGCAGTTCGTGGCGGTTCTTGACTTTGGCGCCCAGTACGGGCAGCTGATCGCACGCCGCGTGCGTGACCTGCACGTCTACTCAGAGATCGTCCCGTGCGACATTCCCGCCGACGAGCTCGCCGCCATGGGCCCCTCCGCCCTGATCCTCTCCGGAGGCCCGGCGAGCGTCTACGCCGACGATGCCCCGACCGTCGACCCCGCCATCTTCGACCTGGGGCTGCCGGTTCTGGGCTTCTGCTACGGGCACCAGACCATGGCCGTGGCGCTGGGCGGCGAGGTCGCGCACTCCGAGGTGGGCGAGTACGGCCCGGCGCAGATTACACGTAGCGGCGAGTCCGAGCTGCTTGCGGGCACGCCCGAGGAGCAGACCGTGTGGATGAGCCACCGCGACGCCGTGAGCCGCGTGCCCGAGGGGTTTGTCGTGACGTCAGCGACCGACGTGTGCCCGGTGGCGTCCATGGAGTGTGCCGAGCGCAGGTTCTTCTCGACGCAGTTCCACCCCGAGGTGCGCCACACCGAGTACGGCCGCAGGCTGCTGGAGAACTTCCTCTTTGGTGTCTGCGGGCTTGAGGCCACGTGGACGATGGACAACATCATCGACGAGAAGGTCGCGGAGATCCGCGCCCAGGTGGGGGACCGCAAGGTGATCCTGGGCCTCTCCGGCGGCGTGGACTCCAGCGTGGTGGCCGCGCTCGTGCACCGCGCCATCGGCGACCAGCTCACCTGCGTCTTCGTGAACCACGGCATGCTGCGCAAGGGCGAGCCCGAGATGGTGGAGGAGGTTTTCCGCGACCAGTTCCAGGTGCCGCTCGTGCACGTGCACGCCGAGGAGCGCTACGCCCGCCTGCTCGCCGGCGTGACCGAGCCCGAGGAGAAGCGTCGCAGGATCGGCTCGGAGTTCTGGAAGGTCTTCTTCGACGAGGCGCAGAAGATCGGCGGCGTGGAGATGCTCGCGCAGGGCACCATCTACCCCGACATCATCGAGTCCGGCGCGCGCAAGACGGGCGGCAAGGCGTCCACGATCAAGAGCCACCACAACCTGATCCCGTTCCCCGAGGGCGTGCACTTTGACCTGATCGAGCCGCTCGACCACTTCTTCAAGGACGAGGTGCGCGAGCTGGGCGTGGCGCTGGGGCTGCCGGACCGCATGGTCTACCGTCAGCCGTTCCCGGGCCCGGGTCTGGCGATTCGCATCATCGGCGAGGTGACGCCCGAGAAGCTGGAGATTCTGAAGGACGCCGACGCGGTCGTGCGCGAGGAGCTCGACGCCTACAACGAGCGCCTCTTCGAGGAGACGGGCGAGCGCAACTCCGAGCACAGCTGCTGGCAGTACTTTGCCGTGCTGCCGGACATTCGCTCCGTGGGCGTGATGGGCGACGAGCGGACGTATGCGCGCCCGGTGATCGTGCGCGCCGTGGAGAGCTCCGACGCGATGACCGCGGACTGGGCGAAGCTGCCGTATGACGTGCTTGGCCGCATCTCCAGCCGCATCGTGGCCGAGGTCCCCGGC